One Tamlana carrageenivorans genomic region harbors:
- a CDS encoding acetyl-CoA carboxylase biotin carboxyl carrier protein subunit: MGKTYKVHINDNQDFDIDYGDVTNLDLIKTSNKNYHVLQENKSFKAEVLAGDLNTKKYLIKINGSTYQVNILDDLDLLIKNMGFSNGISHQSNTIKAPMPGLILDIFVKVGQHVEENSSLLILEAMKMENNILSPRDGTIKSIQVKKGEAVEKGHLLIEFE; the protein is encoded by the coding sequence ATGGGCAAAACATACAAAGTGCATATTAATGATAATCAGGATTTTGATATAGATTACGGTGATGTTACAAATCTAGACCTCATTAAAACTTCTAATAAAAACTACCATGTGCTCCAAGAAAACAAATCCTTTAAGGCCGAAGTATTAGCAGGCGATTTAAACACCAAAAAATATCTAATAAAAATTAATGGGAGCACGTACCAAGTCAATATATTAGATGATTTAGACCTTCTTATTAAAAATATGGGGTTTAGTAATGGGATTTCTCATCAATCCAATACCATAAAGGCACCTATGCCTGGCTTAATTTTAGACATTTTTGTAAAAGTGGGACAACATGTTGAAGAAAACAGTTCTCTTTTAATTCTTGAGGCCATGAAAATGGAAAATAACATCCTTTCCCCCAGGGATGGTACAATTAAATCTATACAAGTTAAAAAAGGTGAAGCCGTAGAAAAAGGACACCTTTTAATCGAGTTTGAATAA
- the accC gene encoding acetyl-CoA carboxylase biotin carboxylase subunit, whose protein sequence is MKKILVANRGEIALRVMRTAKKMGIKTVAIFSEIDRNALHVKFADEAICIGKAPSNQSYLKADKIIEVAKLLQVDAIHPGYGFLSENAQFAECCEANHIIFIGPKSKAIKIMGSKLAAKEAVKAYNIPMVPGIDEAITDVKKAKSLAAEIGYPILIKASAGGGGRGMRIVENETELESQMKRAISEATSAFGDGSVFIEKYIRSPRHIEIQIIADTHGQTLHLFERECSIQRRHQKVIEEAPSSVLSDAMRTEMGKAAVKVAQSCEYIGAGTVEFLLDAQHNFYFLEMNTRLQVEHPVTECITGLDLVELQIQIARGEALPLKQADLKIKGHALELRVYAEDPLNDFLPSVGLLETYKLPKGKGIRVDNGYEEGMEVPIFYDPMLSKLITYGKTRDEAIQLMKKAIDDYKMEGIKTTLPFGKFVCEHEAFKSGQFDTHFVKTYYTEASRKIYLLEEAKMAALIAVKQFIHDRHTLHLPRSKS, encoded by the coding sequence ATGAAAAAAATATTAGTTGCCAATCGCGGTGAAATTGCGCTTAGGGTTATGCGAACGGCTAAAAAAATGGGTATTAAAACGGTTGCAATTTTTTCTGAAATAGACAGAAACGCTCTCCATGTAAAATTTGCTGATGAGGCGATTTGCATCGGAAAAGCACCTTCTAATCAATCGTATTTAAAAGCTGATAAAATTATTGAAGTTGCCAAGTTACTGCAGGTCGACGCCATTCACCCTGGATATGGGTTTTTAAGTGAAAATGCGCAGTTTGCCGAATGCTGTGAAGCTAATCATATTATTTTTATTGGCCCGAAATCCAAAGCCATCAAAATAATGGGTAGCAAATTGGCCGCCAAAGAAGCTGTTAAAGCTTATAATATTCCTATGGTTCCAGGAATTGATGAAGCCATTACCGATGTTAAAAAAGCGAAATCTTTGGCCGCTGAAATTGGTTACCCCATCCTCATTAAAGCCTCGGCAGGTGGTGGTGGCAGAGGCATGCGTATTGTTGAAAATGAAACCGAATTAGAATCACAAATGAAACGTGCTATAAGTGAAGCCACTTCAGCTTTTGGTGACGGATCGGTATTTATCGAAAAGTACATACGTTCACCCAGACATATTGAAATCCAGATTATAGCCGATACACACGGACAAACGCTACACCTCTTTGAAAGGGAATGCAGCATCCAACGCCGACATCAAAAAGTAATTGAAGAGGCACCTTCATCGGTTTTAAGTGATGCTATGCGTACCGAAATGGGAAAAGCTGCGGTAAAAGTGGCTCAATCATGTGAATATATTGGCGCTGGTACCGTTGAATTTCTATTGGATGCCCAGCACAATTTTTATTTCCTAGAAATGAATACCAGGTTACAGGTAGAGCATCCAGTAACCGAATGCATTACGGGATTAGATTTGGTCGAACTTCAAATTCAAATAGCACGTGGTGAAGCGCTACCCCTAAAACAAGCAGATTTAAAAATTAAAGGCCACGCCTTGGAGCTACGTGTTTATGCCGAAGACCCTTTAAATGATTTTCTTCCTAGCGTAGGTCTATTAGAAACTTATAAACTCCCTAAAGGTAAAGGCATTCGCGTAGATAATGGTTATGAAGAAGGCATGGAAGTCCCCATTTTTTACGACCCTATGCTGTCTAAACTCATAACTTACGGTAAAACAAGAGATGAAGCCATACAGCTTATGAAAAAGGCTATCGATGATTACAAAATGGAAGGCATTAAAACCACACTGCCTTTTGGAAAATTCGTTTGTGAACATGAAGCTTTTAAATCTGGACAATTCGACACGCACTTCGTTAAAACATATTACACAGAAGCGTCTAGAAAGATCTACTTATTAGAAGAAGCTAAAATGGCGGCGCTTATAGCGGTTAAGCAGTTTATTCACGATAGACACACACTACATCTTCCTCGTTCCAAATCATAA
- a CDS encoding DEAD/DEAH box helicase: MSFKKLIQPLKDSLKNKGFNEPIGVQKLILSKIKGGANLFCIAPKDSGKTTSIVLSVIQKLKGKAFEDAPRVLIFVKDKQAALDLELEFNAFLRGTDLRIYTAYDQKNIDQQRDDIYDGVDVVIATPKRLNRIFYLNGINLNKLQMCIVEDADFLFRNNNFAEVTRTPESIGRCQYLVFAEHFDKRFERWQDSFMFNSEVVTYQKD, encoded by the coding sequence ATGTCATTCAAAAAATTAATCCAGCCCTTAAAAGATTCCTTAAAAAATAAAGGTTTTAACGAGCCTATAGGGGTTCAAAAATTAATATTATCTAAAATAAAAGGTGGCGCCAACCTATTTTGTATTGCTCCTAAAGATTCCGGAAAAACAACAAGTATTGTACTTAGTGTGATTCAGAAACTTAAAGGCAAAGCTTTTGAAGATGCCCCTAGAGTTTTAATTTTTGTAAAAGATAAACAGGCTGCCTTAGATTTAGAATTGGAATTTAATGCGTTTTTACGCGGTACAGATTTACGCATTTATACGGCCTATGATCAAAAAAACATCGATCAACAACGCGATGATATTTATGATGGCGTAGATGTGGTTATCGCTACGCCGAAGCGTTTAAACCGAATATTTTACCTGAATGGAATCAACCTAAATAAGCTCCAAATGTGTATTGTGGAGGATGCCGATTTCTTGTTCCGAAATAATAATTTTGCTGAGGTTACTAGAACTCCAGAAAGTATCGGGAGATGCCAATATTTGGTTTTTGCCGAGCATTTTGATAAACGTTTTGAGCGTTGGCAAGACAGTTTTATGTTTAACTCTGAGGTAGTGACCTATCAAAAGGATTAA
- a CDS encoding acyl-CoA carboxylase subunit beta, with amino-acid sequence MSSKIEKLKHLYTLAQLGGGQKRINKQHENNKLTARERIQYLLDEASFEEIGALVTHRTTDFNMADQVFYGDGVITGYGTIHNRLVYVYAQDFTVFGGSLSETHAEKICKLLDMAIKVGAPVIGLNDSGGARIQEGVRSLGGYADIFYRNVQASGVIPQISAIMGPCAGGAVYSPAITDFTIMVENSSYMFVTGPSVVKTVTNEDVSSEELGGAHTHASKSGVAHKKSINDVHCLDDIKKLLSYLPQNNKETAIKLDYTLNDEVREVLSDCVPENPNKPYDMHIVIEGIIDTDSFYEIHKEYAESIIVGFARLGGRSIGIVANQPMSFAGVLGVKSSRKAARFTRFCDCFNIPLLVLVDVPGFLPGTNQEWNAIITHGAKLLYALSEATVPRITVITRKAYGGAYDVMNSKHIGADLNFAWPGAEIAVMGAKGASEIIFKKDISQADNPEKKLKEKEQEYAEKFANPYEAAKRGFIDEVILPKNTRRKLLKGFAMLENKVVKGPKRKHGNIPL; translated from the coding sequence ATGAGTTCTAAAATAGAAAAACTAAAGCACCTATATACCCTCGCTCAATTAGGAGGTGGCCAAAAGCGTATTAACAAACAACATGAAAATAATAAACTTACCGCTAGAGAGCGTATTCAGTATTTGTTGGATGAAGCCTCCTTTGAAGAAATAGGCGCTTTGGTAACCCACAGAACCACCGATTTTAATATGGCAGATCAGGTGTTTTACGGCGATGGTGTTATTACAGGGTACGGCACGATTCATAACCGTTTGGTATATGTGTACGCCCAAGATTTTACGGTGTTTGGTGGTTCGCTATCTGAAACACATGCCGAAAAGATTTGCAAACTCCTTGATATGGCCATTAAAGTTGGAGCCCCTGTTATTGGATTAAACGATTCGGGAGGGGCCAGAATTCAAGAAGGTGTACGCTCTTTAGGTGGTTACGCCGATATATTTTACCGAAATGTACAAGCTTCGGGTGTCATACCTCAAATATCGGCCATTATGGGCCCCTGTGCTGGTGGCGCCGTTTATTCACCTGCCATAACCGATTTTACCATCATGGTCGAGAATTCGAGTTATATGTTTGTAACGGGCCCCAGTGTGGTTAAAACCGTAACCAATGAGGATGTTTCTAGCGAAGAACTTGGTGGCGCCCATACACACGCCTCTAAATCTGGTGTCGCTCATAAAAAGTCTATAAACGATGTACATTGCCTAGACGATATAAAAAAACTATTAAGTTACCTCCCTCAAAATAATAAGGAAACGGCTATAAAATTAGACTACACTTTAAATGATGAGGTACGTGAGGTGTTATCAGACTGCGTTCCAGAAAACCCAAACAAGCCCTACGACATGCATATAGTTATTGAGGGCATTATTGACACCGATTCCTTTTACGAAATCCATAAAGAATACGCCGAAAGTATTATAGTTGGTTTTGCTCGCTTAGGCGGAAGAAGTATCGGAATTGTAGCCAATCAACCCATGTCTTTTGCAGGTGTTCTTGGGGTAAAAAGTTCTAGAAAGGCAGCACGTTTCACACGTTTTTGCGATTGTTTTAATATCCCTTTACTGGTTTTGGTGGATGTTCCGGGCTTTCTTCCTGGTACCAATCAGGAATGGAATGCCATTATCACTCATGGTGCAAAATTACTTTACGCCTTAAGTGAAGCTACGGTGCCCAGAATAACTGTAATTACCAGAAAAGCCTATGGCGGTGCTTATGATGTAATGAACTCCAAGCACATTGGTGCCGATTTAAATTTTGCTTGGCCAGGTGCCGAAATTGCCGTTATGGGGGCTAAGGGTGCGAGTGAAATTATTTTCAAAAAAGACATTTCTCAAGCTGACAATCCAGAAAAAAAACTCAAAGAGAAAGAACAAGAATATGCCGAAAAATTTGCTAATCCTTATGAAGCAGCCAAACGCGGATTTATAGATGAAGTGATCCTTCCCAAAAACACGAGAAGAAAACTCCTTAAAGGCTTTGCCATGTTAGAAAATAAGGTTGTTAAAGGCCCAAAACGTAAACATGGGAATATTCCTTTATGA